A region of Dioscorea cayenensis subsp. rotundata cultivar TDr96_F1 chromosome 5, TDr96_F1_v2_PseudoChromosome.rev07_lg8_w22 25.fasta, whole genome shotgun sequence DNA encodes the following proteins:
- the LOC120261403 gene encoding kinesin-like protein KIN-13B — MINAAAPGGRQMQQRSGHPTHHQRQYSSDQFLLFDSASGAGGNKWLSNTQPVEYSRMLRSMQKGEFLSSAGAPSTPLGSRPSSGQQRNGGDVSPSELSPGILDLHSFDTELLPELPVPSMFESASQFGYGGRGRSFDDSDTSFALKQPMGKGRALQENNLLKSFSSDKEKPGSVAKIKVVVRKRPLNKKEIAKKEEDIISIEPHSNSITVHETKLKVDLTEYVEKHEFVFDAVLDEDVSNDEVYRETVEPIVPAIFHRTKATCFAYGQTGSGKTYTMQPLPLKASQDILRLMYHTHRNQGFHLFVSFFEIYGGKLFDLLNDRRKLCMREDGKQQVCIVGLQEYRVSNVDTIRELIEKGNATRSTGTTGANEESSRSHAILQLAIKRSIDGNESKPARIIGKLSFIDLAGSERGADTTDNDKQTRIEGAEINKSLLALKECIRALDNDQHHIPFRGSKLTEVLRDSFIGDSRTVMISCISPNAGSCEHTLNTLRYADRVKSLSKGNNSKKDPSVISSIRESTTLSLSSSIPTFSSYEGNNTDINTETSKYGWSKQIDKETSSQFNMDRAPSRREDRREEVPAVPSYTNYYKEQSRGSTPAEDSDFSEEAYEQSKPLRRGKVETYSAPLEDKGRRVDQQPKWKDVPDVDVNSFYSDEDLNALLKEEEDLVIAHRRQVEETISIVREEMKLLDEADQPGNQLDEYISRLSAILSQKAAGIVSLQARLAHFQRRLTEHDVLVSSLEP; from the exons ATGATCAACGCCGCGGCGCCCGGTGGCCGGCAGATGCAGCAGCGATCCGGTCACCCTACTCACCACCAGCGCCAGTACTCCTCCGATCAGTTCCTGCTCTTCGATTCCGCCTCCGGTGCCGGCGGTAACAAATGGCTTTCCAACACCCAGCCG GTGGAGTACTCGAGGATGCTGAGGAGCATGCAGAAGGGGGAGTTCCTCTCGTCGGCGGGGGCACCATCGACGCCGCTCGGGTCGAGACCGTCGTCCGGTCAGCAGCGGAATGGGGGCGATGTGTCGCCGAGCGAGCTCAGTCCTGGGATCCTCGATCTCCACTCCTTTGACACCGAACTCCTCCCTGAG tTGCCAGTGCCAAGTATGTTTGAGAGTGCGTCGCAGTTTGGGTATGGTGGTCGTGGGAGAAGCTTTGATGATTCAGATACGAGCTTCGCTTTGAAACAACCGATGGGCAAGGGCCGTGCATTGCAGGAGAACAATCTTTTGAAGAGCTTCTCATCAGATAAGGAGAAGCCCGGTTCTGTGGCTAAGATCAAAGTTGTG GTGCGCAAGAGACCATTGAACAAAAAGGAAATTGCAAAGAAAGAGGAAGATATTATTTCAATTGAACCACATTCAAATTCTATCACTGTACATGAGACCAAACTCAAG GTTGACCTCACTGAATATGTTGAGAAGCATGAGTTTGTATTTGACGCCGTGTTGGATGAGGATGTTTCAAATGATGAA GTATATCGTGAAACTGTGGAGCCAATTGTCCCTGCTATCTTTCACCGTACAAAAGCAACTTGTTTTGCATATGGGCAAACAG GTAGTGGAAAGACATACACTATGCAACCATTGCCTCTTAAGGCTTCTCAAGATATTTTGAGACTGATGTACCATACACACCGGAACCAGGGATTTCATTTATTTGTCAGTTTCTTTGAGATTTATGGAGGGAAATTATTTGATCTGCTTAATGACAGGAG GAAACTTTGCATGAGGGAGGATGGTAAACAGCAAGTTTGCATAGTGGGATTACAGGAGTACAGAGTCTCTAATGTTGACACGATCAGGGAGCTCATTGAGAAAGGCAATGCAACCAGGAGTACAGGAACAACTGGTGCAAATGAGGAGTCTTCACGATCCCATGCTATCCTCCAGCTTGCTATCAAGAGATCTATAGATGGTAATGAATCAAAGCCAGCCCGAATCATTGGCAAATTATCATTCATCGACCTTGCTGGCAGTGAGCGTGGTGCAGATACGACTGACAATGACAAGCAAACAAG AATTGAAGGTGCTGAAATCAACAAAAGTTTGCTTGCTCTGAAAGAATGCATCAGAGCTCTTGACAATGATCAGCATCATATACCTTTCAGAGGTAGTAAACTCACAGAAGTTTTAAGGGATTCATTCATTGGAGATTCACGCACAGTCATGATCTCATGCATCTCACCAAATGCTGGCTCTTGTGAGCATACTCTCAATACACTGAGATATGCTGATAG GGTGAAAAGTTTGTCAAAAGGAAATAATAGCAAAAAAGATCCTTCTGTCATCTCAAGCATTAGAGAGTCAACTACTTTGTCCCTATCCTCATCAATACCCACTTTCTCCAGCTATGAAGGCAACAATACTGATATTAACACAGAAACTAGTAAATATGGTTGGTCCAAGCAAATTGATAAGGAAACATCCTCACAATTTAACATGGATCGTGCCCCAAGCAGACGTGAGGATAGGAGGGAGGAAGTGCCTGCAGTTCCTTCATATACTAACTATTACAAGGAACAAAGTAGAGGCTCCACTCCTGCAGAGGACTCTGATTTCTCAGAGGAAGCATATGAGCAAAGCAAGCCATTGCGAAGGGGAAAAGTGGAGACATACTCAGCTCCTCTTGAGGATAAGGGGAGAAGAGTTGATCAGCAGCCTAAATGGAAGGATGTACCAGATGTTGATGTTAACAGCTTTTATTCAGATGAAGATCTTAATGCCCTTCTGAAG GAAGAGGAAGATTTGGTCATCGCTCATCGGAGGCAAGTAGAAGAGACTATAAGCATTGTGAGGGAG GAGATGAAATTGTTGGATGAAGCGGATCAGCCTGGGAACCAGTTAGATGAATACATATCTCGTTTAAGTGCCATTCTCTCTCAGAAGGCAGCTGGCATCGTAAGTTTGCAGGCACGTCTGGCTCATTTCCAGAGGCGTTTGACGGAACATGATGTTCTTGTTTCATCTCTTGAACCATGA
- the LOC120261604 gene encoding SMR domain-containing protein At5g58720 — translation MVSDVIGKSYSKHLGNCCEGRKDVVDKKVYRVEEAEQFLCSMLGWDDQLGMGVVKDVLGQCGYDVEKALDALIDISAPSCSQFNENLLHPSQFTDKTSDSIYHPSEKEYEFLQSVGYVCRDYTSVFTGSKEQPLPGSIEKTDMQQKILESLFSIPDSQKHDPKCMDWKNVVKKVESFGKGLEFCCAGGKQSPPDAKKDHVGNKEAYQVFRSPAQVHYDTMKTYYQKAAAAYAGGQWAHAAHLSEQGKHHSLLAREADERASRDIFHSRNKDIKNAVTIDLHGQHVKNAIGLLKLHLLLFAYIPSIHFLKVITGCGADGVGKGKIKRSVINLVEKEEIQWSEENSGTLLLCIDGRTEYKFQECDSDTD, via the exons ATGGTGTCGGATGTGATTGGGAAGAGTTATTCGAAGCATCTGGGTAATTGCTGTGAAGGGAGGAAGGACGTGGTGGATAAGAAGGTGTATAGGGTTGAGGAGGCTGAGCAGTTCCTGTGCTCCATGCTTGGATGGGACGACCAGCTTGGCATGGGCGTGGTGAAGGATGTTTTAG GTCAATGTGGATATGATGTTGAAAAG GCTTTGGATGCATTGATTGACATATCAGCTCCTTCTTGCAGCCAATTCAATGAGAATCTCCTGCATCCGTCACAG TTTACGGATAAGACTTCAGACTCAATCTATCATCCATCTGAAAAAGAATATGAATTCCTACAGTCTGTAGGGTATGTTTGCAG AGATTACACTAGTGTTTTTACTGGTTCTAAAGAACAACCCTTGCCTGGATCAATAGAAAAAACAGATATGCAACAGAAGATCTTGGAATCTTTGTTCAGTATTCCTGATAGTCAGAAACATGATCCCAAGTGCATGGACTGGAAGAATGTGGTGAAGAAAGTGGAGTCATTCGGAAAAGGGTTGGAATTCTGTTGTGCTGGTGGCAAGCAATCACCACCTGATGCAAAAAAGG ATCATGTAGGTAACAAGGAGGCTTATCAAGTTTTTCGCAGTCCCGCACAGGTGCACTATGATACGATGAAAACTTACTATCAGAAA GCTGCAGCGGCATATGCAGGTGGACAATGGGCTCATGCTGCTCATCTTTCAGAACAA GGTAAACACCACAGTTTATTGGCCCGTGAAGCAGACGAGAGAGCAAGCCGAGACATTTTTCACTCCAG GaacaaagatataaaaaatGCAGTCACCATTGATTTACATGGTCAACATGTCAAAAACGCGATTGGACTTCTAAAGCTTCACCTTCTGCTGTTTGCCTATATTCCTT CTATACATTTTCTTAAGGTTATTACTGGATGTGGAGCTGATGGTGTCGGCAAAGGAAAAATTAAGCGATCG GTGATCAACCTTGTGGAAAAGGAAGAAATTCAATGGAGTGAAGAGAACTCAGGAACACTGCTCCTCTGCATTGATGGAAGAACAGAATACAAATTCCAGGAATGCGACAGCGATACCGACTGA
- the LOC120260137 gene encoding proline-rich receptor-like protein kinase PERK1, translating to MSTTSPPTSSPGPTSPPVTPSTPSPPPPSTPTAVPPTTPVSSPPPPPTTSTPSGSSPPPPPTTSTPSGSSPPPPPATSSGGSVPVTPTVPSGNTTGGGTSSSTSNSTGTVVGVAVGAVVIFLVLCGPLLLLLPEKEAPAASAATTTSTSATSFTLENLVVSASQNAFDDYRLIEDFKFYYNIWLALLDSTDEVTRLFCFIDLSVLADELYGGQAQNWKQNAPPPSDHVIKIPPPPPPPAPPGPFVPHHRFPPPHSPPPRPPPPPPPPPAFFNSSGGTGSSSSGPDNSLPPPSPGISLGFSRSTFTYQELARATDGFSDANLLGQGGFGYVHRGVLPNGKEIAVKQLKSGSGQGEREFQAEVEIISRVHHRHLVSLVGYCISGGQRLLVYEFVPNNTLEFHLHGKGQPNMDWSTRSKIALGSAKGLAYLHEDCNPKIIHRDIKAANILLDFKFEAKVADFGLAKFASDNNTHVSTRVMGTFGYLAPEYAASGKLTDKSDVFSFGVMLLELITGRRPVDSHAFDDSLVDWARPLLTHALEEGNYDPLVDPRLEENYNPNEMARMVACAAACVRHSAKRRPRMSQVVRALEGDVSLEDLNEGVRPGHSRIYGSYSGSSDYDTMQYNKDLEKFRKMALGPFTSKDYASSEYTVPASEHSHMPLVSSNESRETGETEMQNTKNFI from the exons ATGTCTACTACGTCGCCGCCGACGTCGTCTCCGGGGCCAACTTCACCACCGGTGACGCCATCCACTCCCTCACCACCGCCACCTTCGACGCCAACGGCAGTGCCTCCTACGACTCCTGTGTCTTCTCCTCCGCCGCCTCCGACCACGTCCACACCTTCTGGCTCTTCTCCTCCGCCGCCTCCGACGACGTCTACACCCTCTGGCTCTTCTCCTCCACCGCCTCCGGCGACTTCGTCCGGTGGGTCAGTGCCGGTGACTCCCACCGTGCCTTCAGGGAACACCACCGGTGGGGGTACTTCGAGCTCAACATCGAACTCGACTGGGACCGTGGTTGGTGTGGCCGTCGGCGCCGTGGTGATTTTCTTGGTGCTATGTGGCCCTTTGCTGCTGTTATTGCCGGAGAAGGAAGCGCCGGCTGCGTCCGccgccaccaccacctccacctcTGCCACATCGT TCACTTTGGAAAATCTGGTTGTATCTGCATCTCAGAATGCTTTTGATGATTATAGACTTATTGAagattt CAAGTTTTACTATAACATCTGGTTGGCATTGCTGGATTCAACAGATGAAGTGACTCgacttttttgttttattgatctgAGTGTTCTTGCAGATGAATTGTATGGTGGACAGGCTCAGAATTGGAAGCAGAATGCTCCTCCACCTTCTGATCATGTTATCAAAATACCTccgcctcctcctcctcccgcTCCTCCGGGACCATTTGTTCCCCATCATCGATTTCCACCACCTCACTCCCCACCTCCtcgaccaccaccaccaccaccaccaccacctgcCTTCTTTAACAGCAGTGGAGGAACAGGTTCCAGCTCTTCAGGTCCTGATAATTCTTTACCTCCTCCATCTCCTGGAATTTCCCTTGGTTTCTCGCGAAGTACCTTTACTTATCAAGAGCTAGCAAGGGCAACAGATGGATTCTCTGATGCTAATCTGCTCGGGCAGGGTGGTTTCGGTTATGTGCATAGAGGAGTGCTTCCAAACGGTAAAGAGATTGCTGTCAAGCAATTAAAATCTGGGAGCGGGCAGGGGGAACGTGAGTTTCAGGCAGAGGTTGAGATTATCAGTCGTGTGCATCACAGACATTTGGTTTCATTGGTTGGATATTGCATTTCTGGAGGGCAGAGACTACTTGTCTATGAGTTTGTTCCTAACAACACATTGGAGTTCCATTTGCACG GGAAAGGTCAACCAAATATGGATTGGTCTACAAGATCAAAAATTGCTTTAGGATCTGCTAAAGGATTGGCTTATCTGCATGAGGATT GCAATCCTAAGATTATTCATCGTGATATTAAGGCGGCTAATATTCTTCTTGATTTCAAATTTGAGGCAAAG GTTGCAGATTTTGGACTTGCAAAATTTGCATCTGATAACAACACTCATGTTTCAACGAGAGTCATGGGAACTTTTgg GTATTTGGCACCGGAATATGCTGCTTCTGGCAAGCTAACAGATAAATCAGATGTCTTCTCCTTCGGGGTCATGCTTCTGGAGTTGATCACAGGAAGACGGCCTGTTGACAGCCATGCTTTCGATGATAGCTTGGTTGATTGG GCAAGGCCCTTGCTCACACATGCTTTAGAAGAAGGCAATTATGATCCTCTCGTCGATCCAAGGTTGGAGGAGAACTATAATCCTAATGAGATGGCACGGATGGTCGCTTGTGCTGCTGCTTGTGTTCGTCACTCTGCAAAGCGTCGGCCTCGAATGAGTCAG GTGGTTCGAGCATTGGAAGGAGATGTGTCCCTTGAAGATTTGAATGAAGGTGTTCGACCTGGCCACAGTAGGATATATGGTTCCTACAGCGGTAGTTCAGATTATGATACTATGCAATACAATAAGGACCTGGAGAAATTCAGAAAAATGGCACTTGGGCCATTTACCAGTAAAGATTATGCCAGTAGTGAGTATACTGTGCCGGCGAGTGAACATTCTCACATGCCATTGGTATCAAGCAACGAAAGCCGGGAGACCGGAGAGACGGAGATGCAGAACACGAAGAATTTCATTTAa